Below is a window of Georgenia soli DNA.
GGCACAGCGCGTGAGGACCGGACGCGCCCGAGCGACGTCGGTCCCGGGCAGCCCGGCCGGCCGCCACGACGGCGACCGGCCGGACCGCTGGGTCAGCCCTTCGGGCCGCGCGCGTGCTGGTTGCCCTCGGCGGGGCCGGCGTGCTCGGGCGGACCGGCGTGCTCCGGGGCCCCCGAGCCGTCCTTGGGCCCGGCGTGCTCCGGCGGGCCGGCGTGCTGGGGCGGGCCGGCGTAGGACAGGCCGAACCCGAGGGGCAGGAGGATGCCCTCGCCGTCGGCGGTCGGGATGTCCACGGGGAGGCGACCGGCGGGGTTGATGTCCCCGAGCAGCACCCGGACGACACCCTGGAAGTTGACCAGGTTCCACCCGTAGCTGTTGACCACGGCGTCGGCGCCGGGGAAGACGCTGATGTCGTACGGGTTCCGCGTGGCGATGACGATCACGGGCACGCCGGTCTCGGCGAGCTCTGCGACCATCTGCTGCTGCGCGGTGTTCGACGTGGCGTTGTAGGACGTGAAGACGATGGCGTCGACGTCGCCCTGCGAGGCGCGGGCGACGGCCCGGGCGCGGTAGGCGGCCGACGGCGAGGTGCCGTTCTCGTAGTCGGCGACGACGTCGATGCCGCGCTCGGCGAGCATCGGCCCGACGCGCTCGGGCCAGCCGGACCCGGAGCCGACGACGAGCACCGTCTCGTCCCCGGCCAGCGGCAGGGTGCGGGCCTCGTTGCGCAGCAGGGTGGCGGAGCGGTCGGCGATGGTGGCCGCGGTGGCGAGGTGCTCGGCGTCGCCGACCACGTCGTCGACGGCGTCGACGTCCGCGAAGGGGTTCTCGAGGATGCCGCGCTCGGCCTTCCAGGTGAGGATCCGGCGGACGGACTCCTCGAGCCGCTCCTCGGTGAGCTCACCGTCGGCCACGGCCTGGCGCACGCCCGCGAAGGAGGCGTCGACGTCCGGGGAGTTGAGCAGGATGTCGGAGCCGGCCTGGATCGTCTTCACGGCGATCTCCTCCTGGCTCCAGTGCGCGGCCATCGCGGCCATGTCGAGGGCGTCGGTGGTGACGAGGCCGTCGAAGCCCATGTCGTCGCGGAGCAGGCCCGTCAGGACGTCGTGCGAGAGGGTGCCTGGCAGGTCGGGGTCGATCGCCTCGACGATGATGTGGGCGGTCATGACCATGTCGACACCGGCGTCGATGGCGGCCTGGAACGGCTGCAGGTGCTTGTCGAGAGTGGCGCGGTCGTAGGTGACGACGGGCAGGCCGTAGTGGGAGTCGACGTTGGTGTCGCCGTGGCCGGGGAAGTGCTTGGCCGTCGCGGCCACGTGCTCCTGCATGCCGCGGATCTGGGCCACGCCCAGCTCGCTGACGGTGTCCGGGTCCTCGCCCATCGAACGGATGCCGATGACCGGGTTGTCCGGGTTGGAGTTGAGGTCGAGGACGGGTGCGAAGTCGACGTTGACGCCCATGGCGCGCATCTCGGAGCCGAGGATCTGGCCCTGCTTGTGGGCGAGGTCCGCGTCGAAGGTCGCACCGAGGGCCATGTTGCCCGGCAGGACGGTGGCGGGCGGGCCGACGCGAGCCACGATGCCGCCCTCCTGGTCGATGGTGACGGCGAGCGGGATGCCCGGTCCGCCGTCGCCCAGGGCCGCCTCCTGCAGCCCGTTGGACAGCGCGGCGATCTGGTCGGGCTCCTTGGTGTTGCCCGACCACGCGAAGTACAGGACGCCGCCGAGGTCGTACTTCTCGACGACCTGGGCGGGGGTGTCGACGCCGTAGCGGGCCTGGTTGCTGGCCTTCATCGAGGTGTCGTGCGCCGAGGAGCCGTAGACGTGCGTCCAGGTCATCTGGCCGATGAGCTCGTCGAGCGTCATGTCCTCGACGAGCGCGTCGATCTCGGCGGCGGTGGGAGTGCCGGCCGGCGTGGCAACGGGCGCCGCGGCGCGCGGCGGTGCGGCGACGGCGGACTGGGCGGGGGTGGTGGCGGCGAGGATCATCCCTCCCGCCGCCAGGACGGTCAGCCCTGCGCGGGCCGACGTGGAACGGGTCAGATTCACAGTGTCCCCTTGCTCTGTGCCGCCAAGGGGACGGTCGGAAACTGTGCCCCCCGGCAGTTCCTCGCACCCGGGCGACCTCGCCCGGCTACGTCTTGCCGGGAACGGTAGGGGGACACCATGGTGGCGTCAAGACCTTCCAAGAAGGTCCTAGGCGATGCAAAGCGTTTTCACACGTTCTCCGGACTCACCCGGCCGACGACGGCGCGGCCCCGCACTCCTCCGCCGTCGAGCCATTTCTTGTTTCCGGGGCGGGTCAGGACGTTAGCCCCAGGAACTGGACATATAGGGCCGGGATGCTTGTAGCAACGAAGAAGTTCACAAACACCCCAAAAGGGAGAGCGTCATGGCCACCACCGCCAGCACCCCGACCACCACCACGACCACCGTCTACCAGGACCAGATCGTCACCTCCGGCACCGCCCGCAAGGCCCTCGCCGCCGGCCGCATCATCATCGGCTGGACCTTCCTGTGGGCCTTCGTCGACAAGCTCTTCGGCCTCGGCTTCGCCACCCCCGCCGAGCGCGCCTGGATCAACGGCGGCACCCCCGCCCAGGGCTTCATCGGCGGCATCGAGGGCCCCTTCGCCGGGTTCTTCCAGATCTTCGCCAACCCCTTCGGCGACGTCCTGTTCATGGCCGGCCTGCTCGGCATCGGCGTGGCGATGATGACCGGCGCCGGCCTGAAGATCGCCGCCGTCACCGGCTCCCTCCTCATGCTCTTCATGTACCTCGCGATGATCCCCGCGGCCGTCGGCGGCACCAACCCCATCACCGACAGCCACTGGATCGAGGCCATGGTCCTGATCATCTCCGCCGTCACCCTCTCCGGCGACACCTGGGGCCTGGGCAAGTGGTGGGCCGGCAAGGTCGGCAACAGCTGGCTCCGCTGACCACCGGGACGCCCCCCTGACCCCCGCGGCACCGCGACCCCCTACGCGGGGCCGCACCCCCCGAGAACCCCCGACCCACCAGGGCCGGGGGTTCTCGTCGTTCTCAGCATGACGGTGGGCCGGCGCAGGTCGGGCCGCTACCCGCCCGTCCGGCTGATGGTGAAGGCGGTGAGGAAGCCGGCAGAGGTGATCAGTCCCGTCAGCATGTGGGTCCGCTCGAACGCCTCGGGAATCATCGTGTCGGCGACCATCGTCAGGATCGCCCCGGCGGCGACAGCGGTGATCACCGACGTCACCTCGGGCGGCGCGGCACCGAGGAAGGCGTACCCGGCCGCGGCCGCGAGGGCGCTCACGGCTGCGATCGCGCCCCACACCCCGAAGACGTACCCGGCGCTGCGTCCCGCCTTCTTCATGCCCGCAGCGCTGGAGAGCCCCTCGGGCACGTTGGAGATGAACACCGCGGCCACCACCGCCGTGCTCACCCCGCCACCGCCGAGCAGGCTCGCACCGAGCACCACCGACTCCGGCACGCCGTCGAGCAGGGCTCCGAGCGCGATGGCCAGGCCGCTGCCGCTCTGCTCGGCCTCCGAGGGCTGCTGGTCCTGAGAGCGCTTGCGGTGCTTCGCGCCCCGGCGTGCGAGGAGGGCGTTGGCCGCCATGTACACCACCGCGCCGGCGAGGAACCCGCCAGCCGCCGGGAGCAGTCCACCGATCTGTTCCGCCTCGTCCATGAGGTCGAAGGCCAGCGCGGAGATCAGGACCCCGGAGCCGAACGCCATCACGCTCGCGACGACCTGCGCCGGGACGCGGACGAACCAGGCGACCGCGGCGCCGATGACGAGGGCCAGCCCGCCGACCGCTCCCCATACGCCCGCCTCGACGGCCCCGCTCACGACCCGCTCCTCAGCGAGGGCATGGCAAGACGGTCCCAGGAATGCCCCTGGGCGGCACCTCGGGCCACCGGACCGGCCCGGACCGGACCGACCCGGAGCGCCCCGACCGACGGGTCCACGGAGATGACGCTCGAGCGCGTCGGGTGGCCCAGGTCACATCCGGCCCCCGCCGGCGTCAGGACGTTAGCCCCAGGAACTGGACATATAGGGCCGGGATGCTTGTAGCAACGAAGAAGTTCACAAACACCCCAAAAGGGAGAGCGTCATGGCCACCACCGCCAGCACCCCGACCACCACCACGACCACCGTCTACCAGGACCAGATCGTCACCTCCGGCACCGCCCGCAAGGCCCTCGCCGCCGGCCGCATCATCATCGGCTGGACCTTCCTGTGGGCCTTCGTCGACAAGCTCTTCGGCCTCGGCTTCGCCACCCCCGCCGAGCGCGCCTGGATCAACGGCGGCACCCCCGCCCAGGGCTTCATCGGCGGCATCGAGGGCCCCTTCGCCGGGTTCTTCCAGATCTTCGCCAACCCCTTC
It encodes the following:
- a CDS encoding DoxX family protein → MATTASTPTTTTTTVYQDQIVTSGTARKALAAGRIIIGWTFLWAFVDKLFGLGFATPAERAWINGGTPAQGFIGGIEGPFAGFFQIFANPFGDVLFMAGLLGIGVAMMTGAGLKIAAVTGSLLMLFMYLAMIPAAVGGTNPITDSHWIEAMVLIISAVTLSGDTWGLGKWWAGKVGNSWLR
- a CDS encoding glycoside hydrolase family 3 protein, with translation MNLTRSTSARAGLTVLAAGGMILAATTPAQSAVAAPPRAAAPVATPAGTPTAAEIDALVEDMTLDELIGQMTWTHVYGSSAHDTSMKASNQARYGVDTPAQVVEKYDLGGVLYFAWSGNTKEPDQIAALSNGLQEAALGDGGPGIPLAVTIDQEGGIVARVGPPATVLPGNMALGATFDADLAHKQGQILGSEMRAMGVNVDFAPVLDLNSNPDNPVIGIRSMGEDPDTVSELGVAQIRGMQEHVAATAKHFPGHGDTNVDSHYGLPVVTYDRATLDKHLQPFQAAIDAGVDMVMTAHIIVEAIDPDLPGTLSHDVLTGLLRDDMGFDGLVTTDALDMAAMAAHWSQEEIAVKTIQAGSDILLNSPDVDASFAGVRQAVADGELTEERLEESVRRILTWKAERGILENPFADVDAVDDVVGDAEHLATAATIADRSATLLRNEARTLPLAGDETVLVVGSGSGWPERVGPMLAERGIDVVADYENGTSPSAAYRARAVARASQGDVDAIVFTSYNATSNTAQQQMVAELAETGVPVIVIATRNPYDISVFPGADAVVNSYGWNLVNFQGVVRVLLGDINPAGRLPVDIPTADGEGILLPLGFGLSYAGPPQHAGPPEHAGPKDGSGAPEHAGPPEHAGPAEGNQHARGPKG
- a CDS encoding ZIP family metal transporter; translated protein: MSGAVEAGVWGAVGGLALVIGAAVAWFVRVPAQVVASVMAFGSGVLISALAFDLMDEAEQIGGLLPAAGGFLAGAVVYMAANALLARRGAKHRKRSQDQQPSEAEQSGSGLAIALGALLDGVPESVVLGASLLGGGGVSTAVVAAVFISNVPEGLSSAAGMKKAGRSAGYVFGVWGAIAAVSALAAAAGYAFLGAAPPEVTSVITAVAAGAILTMVADTMIPEAFERTHMLTGLITSAGFLTAFTISRTGG
- a CDS encoding DoxX family protein → MATTASTPTTTTTTVYQDQIVTSGTARKALAAGRIIIGWTFLWAFVDKLFGLGFATPAERAWINGGTPAQGFIGGIEGPFAGFFQIFANPFGDVLFMAGLLGIGVAMMTGAGLKIAAVTGSLLMLFMYLAMIPAAVGGTNPITDSHWIEAMVLIISAVTLSGDTWGLGKWWAGKVGNSWLR